The following coding sequences lie in one Allorhizobium pseudoryzae genomic window:
- a CDS encoding ABC transporter permease, whose protein sequence is MASFILRRLIALIPVMCIVLVIVFSLVRIIPGDPATTLLGPGATQDQIEALRAQLNLDQPVILQFYHYVVGLFVGDFGYSLKSGQPVAAEILQRLPATIELSVLAVIVAVIVGIPIGVLSATRPNSMFDHVTRLVSLVGVSMPAFLLALVLQLVFATTLGWLPVSGRVSPYLPVEPVTGFAVLDGLLTGNLAGALSAVQHLILPTAVLAAFLAATLGRFVRNTMLDVMGEDFIRTAKAKGLRRRDVVLNHGLRNSLLPAVTIIGLKFAEMLGGAILTETIFAWPGIGRYMFEAIKNRDYPVIQGTTLVFALLFVLTSIIVDVLYGILDPRVRRKMG, encoded by the coding sequence ATGGCGAGTTTTATTCTACGCCGCCTGATCGCCTTGATACCGGTCATGTGTATCGTCCTCGTCATCGTGTTTTCGCTGGTGCGGATCATCCCCGGTGACCCGGCAACAACCCTTCTTGGGCCTGGCGCGACACAGGATCAGATCGAGGCATTGCGGGCCCAGTTGAACCTCGATCAACCGGTGATCCTGCAGTTCTACCATTATGTGGTCGGGCTTTTTGTCGGCGATTTCGGCTATTCGTTGAAAAGCGGCCAGCCGGTTGCAGCGGAAATCCTGCAGCGCCTGCCGGCCACCATCGAGCTTTCGGTTCTCGCCGTGATCGTCGCGGTGATCGTCGGCATCCCGATCGGCGTCCTGTCGGCGACCCGCCCGAACTCCATGTTCGATCACGTCACGCGCCTGGTCTCGCTGGTGGGTGTTTCGATGCCGGCCTTTCTGCTGGCACTCGTTTTGCAACTGGTGTTTGCCACTACGCTTGGCTGGCTGCCGGTCTCCGGTCGTGTCAGCCCCTATCTGCCGGTCGAGCCGGTGACAGGTTTTGCCGTCCTCGATGGTCTGCTGACGGGCAATCTCGCCGGTGCGCTCAGTGCCGTCCAGCACCTCATCCTGCCGACGGCCGTTCTCGCAGCCTTCCTGGCGGCAACGCTTGGCCGTTTCGTGCGCAACACCATGCTCGACGTGATGGGCGAGGATTTCATCCGCACCGCCAAGGCCAAGGGGCTGCGCCGCCGCGATGTTGTTCTCAACCACGGTCTTCGCAATTCCTTGCTGCCGGCCGTTACCATCATCGGTCTCAAATTCGCGGAGATGCTTGGCGGTGCGATCCTCACCGAGACGATCTTTGCCTGGCCCGGGATCGGCCGATACATGTTCGAGGCGATCAAGAACCGGGATTATCCGGTCATCCAGGGCACGACGCTCGTGTTCGCGCTGCTCTTCGTGCTGACCTCCATCATCGTCGATGTGCTCTACGGCATTCTCGACCCGCGCGTCCGTCGGAAAATGGGTTGA
- a CDS encoding ABC transporter permease, with translation MKDLLLFLRRNTLALVGLVILVALLGLITIGPWVTSYSPTKLDILHKLAAPSLEHWLGTDAFGRDVLTRIMYGGRATLAIGVGVVAIAFAVGVFFGMLAGFAGGWLDSVIMRIVDAILAFPALVLAIALSAAFGPSLQNAMLAVAITLAPQFARVARSQALSISVKPYVEAAISLGLPGHRILLRYVFVNGLGPLLVQSTLALGSAILQTASLGFLGLGAQPPMAEWGADVSANLQYVRGAAWVALSPGMAILLAVLSFNLIGDSLADWFNPRRRSELD, from the coding sequence ATGAAGGACCTCCTGCTTTTCCTGCGTCGCAACACGCTTGCCCTCGTCGGCCTTGTCATCCTCGTGGCTCTGCTCGGCCTCATCACGATCGGTCCCTGGGTCACCAGCTATTCACCGACGAAGCTCGATATCCTCCATAAGCTCGCCGCACCCAGCCTCGAACACTGGCTGGGCACGGATGCCTTTGGACGCGATGTCTTGACGCGCATCATGTATGGCGGTCGTGCCACGCTGGCGATCGGCGTGGGCGTCGTGGCGATCGCCTTTGCCGTCGGTGTGTTCTTCGGCATGCTCGCCGGTTTTGCCGGCGGCTGGCTGGACAGCGTGATCATGCGCATCGTGGATGCCATCCTTGCCTTCCCGGCCCTGGTGCTCGCCATTGCGCTCTCAGCCGCCTTCGGCCCCAGCCTGCAGAATGCGATGCTGGCCGTCGCCATTACGCTTGCCCCGCAGTTTGCCCGTGTTGCACGCAGCCAGGCGCTCAGCATTTCGGTCAAGCCTTACGTCGAGGCCGCCATTTCGCTCGGGCTTCCCGGTCACCGCATCCTGCTGCGGTACGTCTTTGTCAACGGGCTTGGGCCGCTTCTGGTGCAATCGACGCTGGCACTCGGCAGCGCCATCCTGCAGACCGCGAGCCTCGGTTTTCTCGGGCTCGGTGCCCAGCCGCCGATGGCGGAATGGGGAGCGGACGTCTCGGCCAATCTGCAATATGTCCGCGGCGCGGCCTGGGTTGCGCTTTCGCCCGGCATGGCGATCCTACTCGCCGTCCTCTCCTTCAACCTGATCGGCGATTCCCTCGCTGACTGGTTCAACCCGCGCCGACGCAGCGAGCTCGATTAG
- a CDS encoding ABC transporter substrate-binding protein has protein sequence MNSLHITLEKIDFLPPDRVTDDTSVLTLKNLVFEPLLRWDDGLVRPALFQSWTHSPDGRHWQFRIRDGATFHDGKPCIADDILAFIEGILEAVDTFGMKWSYARYLKDAAISALSSSVIEVRNPHPIADILDIFSEFYICRRDVDGRPLLGTGRYRVAEFYAGQNAVLERMPAAHGPDRIRVTACKSADVRLDLLAAGRVDAALNLERVEHRLAIDPRFQWGKAVNTLSVMYYLNCQQGIFRAPAARLAVNHAVDSRAIAEDIFHGLAVPSATIVSPYHLGAAKAGLQPIAYDPDKARRLLDTVDTGSVVRLRTPTFMPERAPEISRFVAASLEAVGLTVEVETETDRPEYARQIGRKEMGDLAIFDSSPHSTYRILNDKISSGPRAVWWQGYDDLETEQLIAAANDAVDDATREVTYARCLKRLHDNPPWLYIVHPIDVFAAKPNIEGLAIDHKGTLNIL, from the coding sequence GTGAACAGCCTGCACATCACGCTCGAAAAGATCGACTTCCTGCCGCCGGACCGCGTGACGGACGATACCAGCGTGCTGACCCTCAAAAACCTCGTCTTCGAACCGCTTCTGCGTTGGGATGACGGTCTCGTCCGGCCAGCGCTGTTTCAAAGCTGGACTCACTCGCCGGACGGGCGCCACTGGCAGTTCAGGATTCGCGACGGCGCAACCTTCCACGACGGAAAGCCTTGCATCGCGGACGACATCTTGGCGTTCATCGAGGGTATCCTGGAGGCGGTCGATACCTTTGGCATGAAGTGGTCCTATGCGCGTTATCTGAAGGATGCCGCCATCAGCGCGCTGTCGTCCAGCGTCATCGAGGTCCGCAATCCGCATCCCATTGCCGATATCCTGGACATCTTTTCCGAATTCTACATCTGCCGGCGCGATGTCGATGGCCGCCCTCTTCTCGGGACGGGTCGCTACCGTGTCGCGGAATTCTATGCCGGCCAGAACGCGGTTCTGGAACGCATGCCCGCGGCGCATGGCCCGGATCGCATCCGCGTCACGGCGTGCAAGAGCGCGGACGTTCGGCTCGATCTTCTGGCGGCAGGCAGGGTCGATGCCGCCCTCAATCTGGAAAGGGTGGAGCATCGGCTTGCCATCGATCCACGCTTCCAATGGGGCAAGGCGGTCAACACGCTCTCCGTCATGTACTATCTCAATTGCCAGCAGGGCATCTTTCGCGCGCCGGCGGCGCGTCTCGCAGTCAATCACGCTGTCGATTCGCGCGCGATCGCCGAGGACATCTTTCACGGGCTTGCCGTGCCCTCCGCAACGATCGTCAGCCCGTACCATCTCGGCGCCGCAAAGGCCGGCTTGCAGCCGATCGCCTACGATCCGGACAAGGCCCGCCGGCTGCTCGATACGGTGGACACCGGCAGCGTGGTGCGCCTGCGAACACCCACCTTCATGCCCGAACGGGCTCCCGAGATCAGTCGTTTTGTTGCCGCCTCGCTCGAAGCCGTGGGTCTCACGGTCGAGGTGGAAACGGAAACGGATAGACCGGAATATGCCCGCCAGATCGGCCGCAAGGAGATGGGCGATCTGGCGATCTTTGATTCCTCGCCGCACAGCACCTACCGCATCCTCAACGACAAGATTTCAAGCGGGCCACGGGCGGTATGGTGGCAGGGCTATGATGACCTCGAGACCGAGCAGTTGATCGCCGCCGCCAATGATGCGGTGGATGACGCTACTCGCGAGGTTACCTATGCGCGGTGCCTCAAGCGCCTGCACGACAACCCGCCCTGGCTCTACATCGTCCACCCGATCGACGTTTTCGCGGCAAAGCCAAACATCGAAGGCCTTGCGATCGATCATAAGGGCACGCTCAACATTCTCTAG
- a CDS encoding VOC family protein, producing MEKDYSITFFYYDDIHAVVPFYENVLGFELVLDQGLARIYRIAGQCYFGIVDGNRGHLKHQEKSAVLLTIVAQDVEGWHAKLKAAGVTGLSDLLRGRFCEHFFFEDPAGYAIEIQRFHNPDVAKLF from the coding sequence ATGGAAAAAGACTACTCGATCACCTTCTTCTATTACGACGATATCCATGCGGTTGTCCCCTTCTACGAGAATGTTCTCGGCTTCGAACTGGTTCTCGACCAGGGTCTTGCCCGGATCTATCGTATTGCCGGCCAATGCTATTTCGGCATCGTGGATGGCAATCGCGGCCACCTGAAGCATCAGGAGAAGAGTGCTGTTCTGCTGACCATCGTCGCACAGGATGTCGAGGGCTGGCATGCGAAGCTGAAGGCGGCCGGTGTGACGGGCCTGTCCGACCTGCTGCGCGGCCGCTTCTGCGAACACTTCTTCTTCGAGGATCCGGCCGGTTACGCCATCGAGATCCAGCGTTTCCATAACCCCGACGTCGCCAAGCTGTTCTGA